The following coding sequences lie in one Haladaptatus sp. DJG-WS-42 genomic window:
- a CDS encoding homoserine dehydrogenase yields MKLAILGAGAVGRSVAELAGEYGHTVTALADSQSAAIDAAGIDVAHALNRKERGKTVGAESPETVLGGDYDVLVEATPTTLGDAEPGFSHVQAALEADRHVVLANKGPVAERYADVRALERESEGDVLFEATVAGAIPALSTIADMGSRNITAVRGVLNGTANFILTRMAAEGLGYEHVLAEAQDLGVAEADPTFDVEGTDAALKCVILANVLAEGAREYTLADAEVRGISSIPPSALDLAAEDGETIRLIGEVSDGSVRVGPRLVPEHGALAVSGTRNIVQLETKHAGRLNISGRGAGGPETATAVLADIGRLR; encoded by the coding sequence ATGAAACTCGCGATTCTCGGAGCCGGTGCAGTCGGCCGTTCGGTGGCTGAGTTGGCCGGAGAGTACGGCCATACCGTCACGGCACTCGCTGACTCACAGAGCGCAGCCATCGACGCGGCGGGCATCGACGTTGCCCACGCACTCAACCGGAAAGAGCGCGGCAAGACGGTTGGCGCTGAGAGCCCTGAGACGGTTCTCGGCGGCGACTACGACGTGCTCGTGGAAGCAACGCCAACGACGCTCGGGGACGCAGAGCCGGGCTTCAGTCACGTCCAAGCCGCCCTCGAAGCGGACCGCCACGTCGTGCTCGCGAACAAAGGGCCGGTTGCAGAACGGTACGCCGACGTGCGCGCCCTCGAACGCGAGAGCGAGGGGGACGTGCTGTTCGAGGCGACCGTCGCCGGTGCGATTCCCGCGCTTTCCACCATCGCGGACATGGGGTCGCGCAACATCACCGCCGTCCGGGGCGTATTGAACGGGACGGCGAACTTCATCCTCACGCGCATGGCCGCGGAGGGACTCGGCTACGAACACGTCCTCGCAGAGGCCCAAGACCTCGGCGTGGCCGAAGCAGACCCGACGTTCGACGTAGAGGGCACCGACGCGGCGCTCAAGTGCGTCATCCTCGCAAACGTCCTCGCGGAGGGTGCGCGCGAGTACACGCTCGCCGACGCGGAGGTGCGAGGCATCTCTTCGATTCCGCCAAGCGCGCTCGACCTTGCTGCAGAAGACGGCGAGACGATTCGTCTCATCGGCGAGGTGTCCGACGGTTCAGTGCGCGTTGGGCCACGCCTCGTGCCCGAGCATGGTGCACTCGCGGTGAGTGGGACGCGGAACATCGTCCAACTGGAGACGAAGCACGCAGGCCGTCTCAACATCAGCGGTCGCGGGGCCGGTGGCCCGGAGACGGCAACGGCTGTGTTGGCTGACATCGGCCGACTGCGATAG
- a CDS encoding amino acid-binding protein — protein sequence MSEQATTDGGQYTRAYIVRLELTDEPGELLAALEPIANNGGNLLSIFHERGSITPRGRIPVEVDFEATPERFETIVGALRENGVNVTKAGPERYGEEMNIVLIGHLVETDLSDTLTRLEECTSASVADVSLTAPNGTDEVSCARMRLATQRGQAERVLEAVRAIAAEKGLEVVEPLLEGGDQ from the coding sequence ATGAGTGAGCAAGCAACGACCGACGGCGGGCAGTACACACGGGCCTACATCGTCCGACTCGAACTCACCGACGAACCCGGTGAGCTGTTGGCCGCGCTCGAACCAATCGCGAACAACGGCGGGAATCTCCTCTCTATCTTCCACGAGCGCGGGTCGATTACCCCGCGCGGACGTATCCCAGTCGAAGTCGATTTCGAGGCAACCCCAGAGCGGTTCGAGACCATCGTCGGCGCACTCAGAGAGAACGGCGTGAACGTCACCAAAGCTGGCCCCGAGCGCTACGGCGAGGAGATGAACATCGTGCTCATCGGCCACTTGGTCGAGACGGACCTCTCCGACACGCTCACGCGGCTCGAAGAGTGTACGAGTGCGTCGGTCGCGGACGTGTCGCTAACCGCGCCAAACGGCACTGACGAAGTGTCGTGTGCGCGGATGCGCCTCGCCACCCAACGCGGGCAAGCAGAGCGCGTACTCGAAGCCGTGCGAGCGATTGCCGCAGAGAAGGGCTTAGAGGTCGTTGAGCCGCTTCTCGAAGGAGGTGACCAATGA
- a CDS encoding elongation factor EF-2, translating into MGRRKKIVQECERLMDKPEHIRNMAIAAHIDHGKTTLTDNLLAGAGMISKDLAGHQLAMDTEEDEQERGITIDAANVSMTHEWDEKNHLINLIDTPGHVDFGGDVTRAMRAVDGALIVVDAVEGTMPQTETVVRQALREGVKPALFINKVDRLINELQEGPQEMQERLQKVIREVNELIRGMAEEKYEEEGWKVSVENGTVAFGSALYNWAVSLPSMQETGIDFGDIIDYNQNDNTDELKELSPLSDVVLDMVAEHFPNPIEAQPRRIPTVWRGDPESDIAIQMRDVDDEGEVVFMVTDIAMDPHAGEVASGRLFSGTIERGQELYVSGTAGKNRIQSVGLYMGGEREEVERVPAGNIAAVTGLRDAIAGSTVSSVEMTPFESIEHISEPVITKSVEAKSMDDLPKLIATLRQVSKEDPTIQITINEDTGEHLISGQGELHLEVITQRIERNQGIPVTTGEPIVVYREKPRKASPTVEGISPNRHNRFYVHVEPLSEEIVELLKLGDATMDMPELERREALMEAGMDKDTAQNVEHIYGTNILIDDTKGIQHLNETMELVIEGLEEALDDGPLAKEPVSGALFRLEDAKLHEDAIHRGPAQVIPATRNAIHRALIAGEVSLLEPIQNVRIDVPTEHMGAASGEIQGRRGRVDDMYQDGDVMVVEGVAPVQEMIGFASDLRSATEGRASWNTENAGFQDMADNLQPETIQEIRERKGMKLELPESINYF; encoded by the coding sequence ATGGGCCGACGAAAGAAGATTGTCCAGGAATGTGAACGCCTGATGGACAAGCCGGAGCACATCCGGAACATGGCCATCGCGGCGCACATCGACCACGGTAAAACAACCCTGACCGACAACCTGCTCGCGGGTGCCGGTATGATCTCCAAGGACCTCGCAGGCCACCAGCTTGCGATGGACACCGAGGAAGACGAACAGGAACGTGGCATCACCATCGACGCGGCAAACGTGTCGATGACCCACGAATGGGATGAGAAGAACCACCTCATCAACCTCATCGACACGCCCGGCCACGTCGACTTCGGTGGCGACGTGACGCGTGCGATGCGCGCAGTCGACGGTGCGCTCATCGTGGTTGACGCAGTCGAAGGCACGATGCCCCAGACTGAGACGGTTGTTCGCCAGGCACTCCGCGAGGGTGTCAAGCCAGCCCTGTTCATCAACAAGGTCGACCGCCTCATCAATGAGCTCCAGGAAGGCCCACAGGAGATGCAAGAGCGTCTCCAGAAGGTCATCCGCGAGGTCAACGAACTCATCCGCGGGATGGCAGAGGAGAAGTACGAGGAAGAAGGCTGGAAAGTCAGCGTCGAGAACGGGACTGTCGCCTTCGGGTCTGCCCTCTACAACTGGGCAGTCTCCCTCCCATCCATGCAGGAGACCGGCATCGACTTCGGTGACATCATCGACTACAACCAGAACGACAACACCGACGAGCTCAAAGAGCTCTCGCCGCTTTCCGACGTCGTCCTGGACATGGTCGCAGAGCACTTCCCGAACCCAATCGAAGCGCAGCCACGTCGTATCCCGACCGTCTGGCGTGGCGACCCAGAGAGCGACATCGCAATCCAGATGCGTGACGTCGACGACGAAGGCGAAGTCGTCTTCATGGTCACGGACATCGCAATGGACCCACACGCAGGCGAAGTCGCATCCGGTCGCCTGTTCTCCGGAACCATCGAGCGCGGTCAGGAGCTCTACGTCTCCGGGACGGCAGGCAAGAACCGCATCCAGTCTGTCGGCCTCTACATGGGTGGCGAGCGCGAAGAAGTCGAGCGCGTCCCTGCGGGTAACATCGCAGCCGTGACCGGCCTCCGCGACGCCATCGCTGGCTCCACCGTCTCCTCCGTCGAGATGACGCCGTTCGAGTCCATCGAGCACATCAGCGAACCCGTCATCACGAAGTCCGTTGAGGCAAAGAGCATGGACGACCTGCCAAAGCTCATCGCGACGCTCCGTCAGGTCTCCAAAGAAGACCCAACCATCCAGATTACGATTAACGAGGACACGGGCGAGCACCTCATCAGCGGGCAGGGCGAGCTCCACCTCGAGGTCATCACCCAGCGTATCGAGCGCAACCAGGGCATCCCAGTCACGACTGGTGAGCCAATCGTTGTCTACCGTGAGAAGCCACGCAAGGCCTCCCCAACGGTCGAAGGCATCTCGCCAAACCGCCACAACCGCTTCTACGTACACGTAGAGCCACTCTCGGAGGAGATTGTGGAGCTGCTGAAGCTCGGTGACGCGACGATGGACATGCCAGAACTCGAACGCCGCGAGGCGCTCATGGAAGCTGGCATGGACAAGGACACCGCCCAGAACGTCGAACACATCTACGGGACGAACATCCTCATCGACGACACGAAGGGTATCCAGCACCTGAACGAGACGATGGAACTCGTCATCGAAGGCTTAGAAGAGGCTCTCGACGACGGTCCACTCGCAAAGGAGCCAGTGTCGGGCGCGCTGTTCCGCCTCGAAGACGCAAAGCTCCACGAAGACGCCATCCACCGTGGCCCAGCACAGGTCATCCCAGCAACCCGCAACGCCATCCACCGCGCGCTCATCGCCGGTGAGGTCTCGCTGCTCGAACCGATTCAGAACGTCCGCATCGACGTTCCGACCGAGCACATGGGTGCTGCCTCCGGCGAGATTCAGGGTCGCCGTGGCCGCGTCGACGACATGTACCAGGACGGCGACGTCATGGTTGTCGAAGGCGTCGCACCAGTGCAGGAAATGATCGGATTCGCCTCCGACCTCCGCTCCGCGACGGAAGGCCGCGCCTCCTGGAACACGGAGAACGCAGGCTTCCAGGACATGGCTGACAACCTCCAGCCAGAGACCATCCAGGAGATCCGCGAGCGCAAGGGCATGAAACTCGAACTGCCCGAGTCGATCAACTACTTCTAG
- a CDS encoding DUF5781 family protein: MDVRVPAGVLQDPFLGAQYLFETEYDLDWPVIVMVRDNPDERTWTAHYAEHHLLNLSRQAASSAMARELVLHEYAHMYRYEQGHPSHLQSTAEALILAFTGRRVEQRKLTHCYQIANHMKDIYADDITLDVYPATKLLAFLEASLATAVADRPIDRPGAVRHTPAADPDITAVNAAFALGLAERHDLIDADHRLYELAAIAAADAPHVNLDSFKRRFRTLARDTNASEYRKALVEITRKYAMHTGGTGDVAAD, from the coding sequence ATGGATGTCCGTGTGCCAGCAGGCGTGCTCCAAGACCCGTTTCTCGGGGCACAGTACCTCTTTGAGACCGAATACGACCTCGACTGGCCAGTCATCGTCATGGTTCGCGACAACCCCGACGAACGCACGTGGACGGCTCACTACGCCGAACACCACCTGCTCAACCTCTCTAGACAGGCCGCCTCGAGCGCGATGGCTCGTGAGCTCGTCCTCCACGAGTACGCCCACATGTACCGCTACGAACAGGGCCATCCATCCCACCTCCAATCGACCGCAGAAGCGCTCATCCTCGCCTTTACCGGGAGACGAGTCGAGCAACGAAAGCTCACCCACTGCTATCAGATTGCGAACCACATGAAGGACATCTACGCCGACGATATCACTCTCGACGTGTATCCCGCGACGAAACTCCTCGCCTTCTTAGAGGCCAGTCTCGCAACCGCCGTCGCAGACCGGCCTATCGACCGTCCCGGAGCCGTTCGCCATACCCCGGCTGCAGACCCGGACATCACCGCGGTGAACGCCGCCTTCGCGCTTGGCCTCGCAGAGCGCCACGACCTCATCGACGCAGACCACCGCCTCTACGAACTCGCGGCCATCGCGGCCGCAGACGCACCGCACGTGAATCTCGATTCGTTCAAACGGCGATTCCGCACGCTCGCGCGCGACACGAACGCAAGTGAATATCGTAAGGCACTCGTCGAAATCACGAGAAAATACGCGATGCACACCGGCGGCACGGGCGACGTAGCGGCTGACTAA
- a CDS encoding 30S ribosomal protein S7 — protein MSEEETPETEQEADAEEAGTVAELFGTWDVSEIEYTDPSTKRYITVTPIAHTMGRHANKQFQKSEVSIVERLINRLMQTEENTGKKQQASSIVRDAFEIIAERTEENPVQILVRAVENSSPREETVRLKYGGISVPQAVDVAPQRRVDQALKFIAQGAYSGSYKKPTSAAEALASQLMGAADYDVQSYAIGQKEEKERVAAAAR, from the coding sequence ATGAGCGAAGAGGAAACTCCAGAAACAGAACAAGAGGCCGACGCCGAGGAAGCCGGCACGGTCGCTGAGCTGTTCGGCACGTGGGACGTTTCGGAAATCGAATACACCGACCCGAGCACCAAACGCTACATCACCGTGACGCCCATCGCCCACACGATGGGTCGCCACGCGAACAAGCAGTTCCAGAAGAGCGAGGTCAGCATCGTCGAGCGGCTCATCAACCGCCTGATGCAGACCGAAGAGAACACGGGCAAGAAACAACAGGCGAGTTCCATCGTCCGCGACGCATTCGAAATCATTGCAGAGCGCACCGAGGAGAACCCCGTCCAGATTCTCGTCCGCGCCGTCGAGAACTCGTCGCCACGTGAAGAGACCGTCCGTCTCAAATACGGTGGCATCTCGGTTCCACAGGCCGTCGACGTTGCGCCACAGCGCCGTGTCGACCAGGCCCTCAAGTTCATCGCACAGGGTGCATACAGTGGCTCCTACAAGAAGCCAACCAGCGCTGCAGAAGCGCTCGCATCCCAGCTGATGGGCGCAGCAGACTACGACGTCCAGTCGTACGCAATCGGGCAGAAAGAAGAGAAAGAGCGCGTCGCCGCCGCCGCTCGGTAA
- a CDS encoding 30S ribosomal protein S12, with amino-acid sequence MANGKYAARKLKKDRQSHRWSDSEYARRARGLGVKSDPLEGAPQARGIVLEKVGIEAKQPNSAIRKCVRVQLIKNGKQVTAFCPGDGAISFIDEHDEVTIAGIGGAKGRAMGDLSGVNYKVEKVNGVSMIELVRGNKEKPVR; translated from the coding sequence ATGGCGAACGGCAAGTACGCCGCGCGGAAGCTCAAAAAGGACCGTCAGTCACACCGATGGTCCGACTCTGAGTACGCGCGGCGCGCCCGAGGGCTCGGCGTCAAGTCTGACCCTCTCGAGGGCGCACCGCAGGCCCGAGGTATCGTCCTGGAGAAAGTGGGCATTGAGGCAAAACAGCCCAACTCTGCAATCCGAAAATGTGTCCGTGTTCAACTCATCAAGAACGGGAAGCAAGTCACCGCCTTCTGTCCGGGTGACGGCGCAATCTCGTTCATTGACGAACACGACGAAGTCACCATCGCCGGCATCGGCGGCGCGAAGGGTCGCGCAATGGGTGACCTTTCGGGTGTCAACTACAAAGTCGAGAAGGTCAATGGCGTGTCCATGATCGAACTCGTCCGTGGCAACAAGGAGAAGCCGGTTCGATGA
- a CDS encoding NusA-like transcription termination signal-binding factor encodes MKVTLSDEARQFIALFEDVTGASARDCVVDDDNDRVLILVGAGEMGQAIGPGGKHVREVEDKLGRDIELIENADTPEAFVANALAPAAVYHVTISRNDDMVAYAEVAQEDAGVAIGKGGRNIRAARLFAKRHHDIDDIQLT; translated from the coding sequence ATGAAAGTCACCCTCTCGGACGAAGCCCGCCAGTTCATCGCCCTCTTCGAGGACGTGACCGGCGCAAGCGCCCGCGATTGCGTGGTCGATGACGACAACGACCGCGTGCTCATCCTCGTCGGCGCAGGCGAGATGGGGCAAGCGATTGGCCCCGGCGGCAAGCACGTCCGAGAGGTCGAAGACAAACTGGGCCGCGACATCGAACTTATCGAAAACGCGGACACCCCGGAAGCGTTCGTCGCGAACGCGCTCGCACCCGCCGCGGTGTACCACGTCACCATCAGTCGAAACGACGACATGGTGGCCTACGCCGAGGTGGCACAGGAAGACGCGGGCGTGGCGATTGGCAAAGGCGGGCGTAACATTCGGGCTGCGCGCCTGTTCGCAAAGCGCCACCACGACATCGACGACATCCAATTAACCTGA
- the rpoA2 gene encoding DNA-directed RNA polymerase subunit A'', translated as MTDYDVPKAIAEQVEATELPKRLKTKLYETLEERNVTDEQAKEIVMAVENRYLETRVDPLDPVGTVSAQSIGEPGTQMTMNTFHYAGVAEIDVTQGLPRLIELVDARKTPDTPMMTVYLEDEYATDKELAHQVVWNVEATRILALGDISTNVADMLVQVNLNQDTLEERGLTAEDVAGIIEDKLGVKTVQNGTAIEFGPEKPSYRDLLQLVEELREIVFKGIEDVRRVVIRKEDLDDEDQFVLYTEGSAFGEVLTIEGVDASRTTCNNIHEIHHTLGIEAAREAIIEETMNTLEEQGLGDVNIRHMMLVADIMTNRGEIESIGRHGISGSKESVLARAAFEVTVNHLLDAAIHGEIDDLNGVTENVIVGKPIRLGTGDVDLKMGSINRSAEQAD; from the coding sequence ATGACTGATTACGACGTACCCAAGGCCATCGCAGAACAGGTCGAAGCGACCGAGCTCCCAAAGCGCCTCAAGACGAAACTCTACGAGACGTTAGAAGAGCGAAACGTCACCGACGAACAGGCGAAAGAGATCGTCATGGCGGTCGAGAACCGCTACCTCGAAACCCGTGTTGACCCACTCGACCCTGTTGGCACCGTGAGTGCCCAGTCGATTGGTGAACCGGGGACGCAGATGACGATGAACACGTTCCACTACGCGGGTGTGGCAGAAATCGACGTGACCCAAGGGCTGCCCCGGCTCATCGAGCTGGTGGACGCTCGCAAAACGCCGGACACGCCGATGATGACCGTTTATCTGGAAGACGAGTACGCCACCGACAAAGAACTCGCCCACCAGGTCGTCTGGAACGTCGAAGCGACGCGCATCCTCGCACTTGGTGACATCAGCACGAACGTCGCGGACATGCTCGTGCAGGTGAACCTGAATCAGGACACGCTAGAAGAGCGTGGGCTGACCGCAGAGGACGTCGCCGGTATCATCGAGGACAAACTCGGCGTGAAAACCGTCCAGAACGGCACGGCCATCGAGTTCGGTCCCGAAAAGCCAAGCTACCGCGACCTGCTCCAGCTCGTCGAAGAACTGCGTGAAATCGTCTTCAAGGGCATCGAAGACGTGCGCCGTGTCGTCATCCGCAAGGAGGACTTAGACGACGAAGACCAGTTCGTCCTCTACACCGAGGGGTCTGCCTTCGGCGAAGTGCTCACCATCGAAGGCGTGGACGCTTCGCGGACGACGTGTAACAACATCCACGAGATTCACCACACGCTCGGCATCGAGGCCGCGCGCGAGGCAATCATCGAGGAGACGATGAACACGCTCGAAGAACAGGGGCTTGGCGACGTGAACATCCGCCACATGATGCTCGTTGCAGACATCATGACCAACCGCGGTGAAATCGAGTCCATCGGTCGCCACGGGATTTCCGGCAGCAAGGAGTCCGTGCTCGCCCGTGCAGCGTTCGAGGTGACGGTGAACCACCTGCTCGACGCGGCCATCCACGGCGAGATTGACGACTTAAACGGTGTCACCGAGAACGTCATCGTCGGGAAGCCAATCCGCCTCGGAACCGGTGACGTCGACCTCAAGATGGGGTCGATAAACCGGAGTGCGGAGCAGGCAGACTAA
- a CDS encoding DNA-directed RNA polymerase subunit A': MSSNSTPKEIGSISFGLMSPEEYREMSATKIITADTYDDDGFPIDMGLMDPRLGVIDPGLQCKTCGKHSGSCNGHFGHIELAAPVIHVGFTKLIRRLLRGTCRDCSRLCLTEDEREGFRDQQTVARELGNDLNDVTKAAIRQARKADACPFCGETQYDIQHEKPTTYYEVQDVLASDYAEQIAAAMQPNEEEDRPGTSPQELADKTEIDLSRINEILSGEFRPREMDRRALEKALKIDLTVEDMNKLMPSDIRDWFEDIPDEDLDVLGIDSERSRPEWMILTVLPVPPVTARPSITLDNGQRSEDDLTHKLVDIIRINQRFMENREAGAPQLIIEDLWELLQYHVTTFMDNEISGTPPARHRSGRPLKTLSQRLKGKEGRFRGSLSGKRVNFSARTVISPDPTLSLNEVGVPDRVAKEMTQTMNVTERTLEEARTYVRNGPDGHPGANYVRRPDGRRLKVTHKNCEELAEKVEVGWEVNRHLVDGDIVIFNRQPSLHRMSIMAHEVVVMPYKTFRLNTVVCPPYNADFDGDEMNMHALQNEEARAEARVLMRVQEQILSPRFGENIIGAIQDHISGTYLLTHENPKFNETQALDLLRATRVDELPAPDGEDEEGVPYWTGHTIFSELLPGDLSLEFKSSTGDTVIIENGQLLEGTIDEDAVGAFGGQVVDTIMKVYGATRARIFINEISSLAMRAIMHFGFSLGIDDESIEKEAEEQIDEAIDNAYERVQELIQTYENGDLESLPGRTVDETLEMKIMQTLGKARDSAGDIAEEHFADDNPAVIMAESGARGSLLNLTQMAACVGQQAVRGERINRGYEDRTLSHYQKDDLSADAHGFVESSYRKGLSPREFFFHAMGGREGLVDTAVRTSKSGYLQRRLINALSELETQYDGTVRDTSDTIVQFEFGEDGTSPVKVSSFQDYDIDVDQIADRVLDAEFESERRKEEYLGLKRPPTNLSEYADAREAAYNDTQEVESDD; encoded by the coding sequence ATGAGTTCCAACAGCACACCCAAAGAGATTGGTTCCATCAGCTTCGGGCTGATGAGCCCCGAGGAGTACCGTGAGATGAGCGCGACGAAAATCATCACCGCAGACACCTACGACGACGACGGGTTCCCCATCGACATGGGTCTCATGGACCCGCGTCTCGGTGTCATTGACCCCGGGCTGCAGTGTAAGACCTGCGGGAAACACTCCGGGTCGTGTAACGGCCACTTCGGCCACATCGAACTCGCCGCGCCCGTCATCCACGTCGGCTTTACGAAGCTCATCCGCCGCCTCCTGCGCGGGACGTGCCGCGACTGCTCGCGCCTCTGTCTCACCGAAGACGAGCGCGAGGGGTTCCGCGACCAGCAGACGGTCGCCCGCGAACTCGGTAACGACCTGAACGACGTGACGAAAGCCGCCATCCGACAGGCCCGCAAGGCAGATGCCTGTCCGTTCTGTGGCGAGACGCAGTACGACATCCAGCACGAGAAGCCAACGACGTACTACGAAGTGCAGGACGTGCTCGCCTCCGACTACGCAGAACAGATTGCCGCGGCGATGCAGCCAAACGAGGAAGAAGACCGTCCGGGCACCTCCCCACAGGAGCTCGCAGACAAGACGGAAATCGACCTCTCGCGCATCAACGAAATCCTCTCGGGCGAGTTCCGCCCGCGTGAGATGGACCGTCGCGCACTCGAAAAGGCGCTCAAAATCGACCTCACGGTCGAGGACATGAACAAGCTGATGCCCTCGGACATTCGCGACTGGTTCGAGGACATCCCAGACGAGGACTTAGACGTGCTCGGCATCGACTCTGAGCGCTCGCGCCCAGAGTGGATGATTCTCACCGTGCTCCCGGTTCCGCCGGTCACCGCACGCCCCTCGATCACGCTCGACAACGGCCAGCGCAGTGAGGACGACCTCACGCACAAGCTCGTGGACATCATCCGCATCAACCAGCGGTTCATGGAGAACCGTGAGGCGGGTGCCCCACAGCTGATTATCGAGGACTTGTGGGAGCTGCTCCAGTACCACGTCACGACGTTCATGGACAACGAGATTTCGGGAACGCCACCGGCCCGCCACCGCTCGGGTCGCCCACTCAAGACGCTGAGTCAGCGTCTCAAGGGCAAGGAAGGGCGCTTCCGTGGCTCGCTGTCCGGGAAGCGTGTCAACTTCTCTGCACGGACGGTCATCAGCCCGGACCCGACCCTCTCGCTCAACGAAGTCGGTGTCCCAGACCGCGTTGCAAAGGAGATGACCCAGACGATGAACGTCACCGAGCGCACCTTAGAGGAGGCGCGAACGTACGTTCGAAACGGTCCAGACGGGCATCCCGGCGCGAACTACGTGCGCCGCCCTGACGGCCGTCGCCTGAAGGTCACGCACAAAAACTGCGAGGAACTCGCAGAGAAAGTCGAGGTCGGCTGGGAGGTCAACCGCCACCTCGTCGACGGTGACATCGTCATCTTCAACCGGCAGCCATCGCTCCACCGGATGTCCATCATGGCTCACGAAGTCGTCGTGATGCCGTACAAGACGTTCCGCCTGAACACGGTTGTCTGTCCGCCGTACAACGCTGACTTCGACGGTGACGAGATGAACATGCACGCCCTCCAGAACGAGGAGGCGCGTGCCGAGGCGCGCGTGTTGATGCGCGTCCAAGAGCAGATTCTCTCGCCGCGCTTCGGTGAGAACATCATCGGCGCGATTCAGGACCACATCTCTGGTACCTACCTGCTCACCCACGAGAACCCGAAATTCAACGAGACGCAGGCACTCGACTTGCTCCGTGCGACGCGCGTGGACGAGCTGCCAGCGCCGGACGGCGAGGACGAAGAAGGCGTCCCGTACTGGACGGGCCACACCATCTTCTCCGAACTCCTGCCGGGCGACCTGAGCCTTGAGTTCAAGTCCTCGACCGGTGACACCGTCATCATCGAAAACGGCCAACTGCTCGAAGGCACCATCGACGAGGACGCTGTCGGTGCGTTCGGTGGGCAGGTCGTTGACACCATCATGAAGGTGTACGGCGCAACCCGCGCGCGCATCTTCATCAACGAGATTTCCTCGCTTGCGATGCGTGCGATCATGCACTTCGGCTTTTCGCTCGGTATCGACGACGAGTCGATCGAGAAGGAAGCAGAAGAGCAGATCGACGAGGCAATCGACAACGCCTACGAGCGCGTCCAGGAACTCATCCAGACCTACGAGAACGGCGACTTAGAGTCCCTCCCGGGCCGCACCGTAGACGAGACCCTCGAGATGAAAATCATGCAGACGCTCGGCAAAGCCCGTGACTCTGCTGGTGACATCGCAGAGGAGCACTTCGCAGACGACAACCCGGCGGTCATCATGGCCGAGTCCGGGGCGCGTGGCTCGCTGCTCAACCTGACGCAGATGGCTGCGTGTGTTGGCCAGCAGGCAGTGCGCGGCGAGCGCATCAACCGCGGCTACGAAGACCGCACCCTCAGCCACTACCAGAAAGACGACCTGTCGGCCGACGCCCACGGCTTCGTCGAGAGTTCCTACCGGAAAGGCCTCAGCCCGCGTGAGTTCTTCTTCCACGCGATGGGTGGTCGTGAGGGGCTTGTGGACACGGCAGTCCGCACCTCGAAATCCGGCTACCTCCAGCGCCGGCTCATCAACGCACTCTCCGAGCTCGAAACGCAGTACGACGGCACGGTGCGCGACACGAGCGACACCATCGTCCAGTTCGAATTCGGTGAGGACGGCACGAGTCCAGTGAAGGTTTCCTCGTTCCAGGATTACGACATCGACGTCGACCAGATTGCAGACCGCGTCCTCGATGCGGAGTTCGAGTCCGAACGGCGCAAAGAGGAGTACCTCGGCCTCAAGCGGCCGCCAACGAACCTCTCTGAGTACGCAGACGCGCGTGAAGCGGCGTACAACGACACCCAGGAGGTAGAATCCGATGACTGA